In Cryptococcus neoformans var. neoformans B-3501A chromosome 3, whole genome shotgun sequence, the DNA window acctcttcccctgctaccaccaccactaccAAACCGTCTATCTCTACCCTTAGCAAACCGATCTGCAAGTTCTTCGCCCAGCAAGGAAGATGCAAATTTAATGACCGTTGCCGATTTGCGCATATCGCTCCGGATGGCTCTTCTGTGGATACTTCTGCACAGGGTGAAAATCGAAAGCCAGCACCTCAgcaggagaaaaaaaggcagcCCCGGCAACCTTCCGCTCGGAAACTTAATCCTTTCGAACGGCCCAGTATGCTTGGTGCTGTAAGTCTCTATTTCATCCCTTTTTGCCTTGAGAACCGTTTAAGCTGATCTGAACTCCTTTTCTCAGTTACTCGCCAACCCCATCCAAAATACACTCTCGCAGATATCCCAGACCATCCGTTTCTTGGTCGCTAACGATATGCTTCAAAATGTTGAGATCCGCCCGGGTCaagtagaggaagaagagaaggcaaggaataAAGTGGTATTGTTGGATGGATCATCAAAGGATAATAATGGAGCGACTGAGGATAATCTTAATATGGAGGGTGGCGATGATATCATACAAGAGCTGAAAGAGACTGAAGGGGAGTGAAGCTGTCGCACAAGAAAAGATTAGTGTCGTTTAGGTAATCAACTGAAATTCCTAGTTAAAAACCTTGTAATCACGAGATTCCACCGTCTTTCAAtcaaaagggaaagatgaaaatgtAGTATGAATAGCCTGTATATCAATACGAGGTAATCCTGTGACTGGACAACGCTGAAAACGCACGCTAGACGATTAATTGACTATTTCAGGCGAGAAAACCACAACTCATTTCCCCAATCCCAGGCGCTCGCTTTTTATTCCGCCTTGCCCTCCTCGATAGAATCCATCAACTCTTGCCATTCTCCATTCTCAATCATCTCCCGCAAAATATCAAGACCGCCTACCAACTCGCCATTCACAATGATTTGCGGGAATGCTATTATATCGTCCCAGTCAGCTCACCCCTTCTAAAATCAACCATAtacagatgaagaagtgggaAATCGGAGGTCGAGGAAAAATTGGAAACTTGGACTTACTAGGCCAGTCATTaaccttcttcaatcctTGCCTtacatcctcatcactaAAGATATCAAACCAAGCAAATTCCACTCCTTGCTCCCTCAATAATCCCACAGTCTGCCTTGAGAACCCACACTTAGGAGCTGTAGGGTTTCCCTTCATGAATAACACAACCTTGTGCTTGTTCATCAGTTCGTGGCAGCGGGCGACAATTTCTGCTTCTGTCCGGGGACGTTGGGCGGCGGCAGGGGCTTGGGGTTGGGCGGAAGAGGTAGAGAGGGGGGCAGAGGGGGAGGCGTGTTGAGTGAGGAGAGAACGAAGGAGGGAAGCGTCGGCGCCAGAGTGTCGAGCCAGGAGAGTGTGCCCCTGTTATTCGGTTTCGGAGAAGATACAGtttgatgagaaagaaagaaagggatTGTTATGATACACGGTAAACATCATTGATACAGATCGCACACAGAGGAGTAAAAAATCCACAGTGTCGAATGTCCGAAATGAGAAATTGGTTAGAAAGATTGACAAAATCATGTCATGTTCGCCGACATTGAAGAGGGGATGGAATGCGTGAGATTGTGCGTTCAGGTAGGACATTTCCGGACCCATTACcgttgtcatcatcatccgacACAATCACCCCCACAATATCATTACgatgatcatgatcatcCCCATCACAGTCACCACCACGCACCCATTCATTAGCCAGAGCCGAACCGCGTCGCGGACCATGAGAATTACCCGATATCcgtcgacgaggaggtgAGTCAAAAATCACAACACCCACACCGGGTTTCCGGTTCGATGAAGTCGACGTTTGAAGGTTGAGGTTGACAAAAGGTGACGCGATGGGCGATTCGACATCGGGATTTGGCATTCGCGGCATGACGAGTAATTGACCCGGGTCAGCATCGGCGGAGATgggaggggaaggtggGATGTCGTATAGGTAATCGAGTTTGTTAAGTGGAGATGGCATGTGGGGTTTGTTGCGGATGAtagaggatgaaggtgttGCGGGACCgcgagaagagagggataAAGATACGGACGGGGAGGGGGTGGGGAGAGGAATTTTGACGGTAGCAGGTGAATTGGTGTAGGAACCCAGTGATTTGATACGGTTGATCATCGCCAAGCGGTCGTTGGACGATGGAGGGTCGAGAGAGGGGAGAGAggcggcagaggaaggaagagtgggGAGAATataagaagggcaagataTCGCGGAGGCGTCGGTGTTGGTAGGTGAATTGGATAGGAATTGTAAAGGTGTACGAGGAGTAAAACGCGAGGGCGGGGCAGGGAAAGGCGATTTCCCAGCATAGTCAGGGATATGAGCAGCCAAAGGTCGCCGATCATCAGCATGATTGGCGTCATTAGAATGGGGGTTATCCGTATCCGGTTGAGGTGTAGGCGTAGGTGTAGAATTCATAATGGATCCGAATTGTGGGGGGATTGTTGGTGGATTGATGTGTATTGAGatgggaaaaaaagatTTGAAGAAAGCAAGAATGGTAATGTCAGCAAGGATCTCTTAAGTAGAAACCCAGACGATAGGCTTGCTTTCCCTAAATAGGGAGGTAACTTAAGAGAGAAaagcaggaagagaagTAGGTGGCAAGAACGGACGGAGAGAAACCACATTCCTTATGGGGTGCGCTAGCATTTGTATCCGTTCAGGACGGAGTCTCAACAACTTCGAACCCCAAAGCATTGCCAACGCTTTAGAACGCTTAGAGAAAGGGTCCCATAAAGGATGTGCCCATCTCGCGACTCTTGGACGTGTTTTGCAAACGACTCTGgtcaaggatgaaaagagagGTTATTAAGCTCGGAGGGTGACGTCCTGTTgacaaaagaagaacacACAGGATCGCTTATGGGAAACGGGATGGCGCacggagagaagagatgggtcACAAAGAAGGCTAATGGTGTGAAAGCAGGTGCAGCTGGAGCTGATTCTGACTCGTAACTTGTTGGCCATGGATGCTGTTCAGACGGTAATGCTTAAACCTGGTACCCTATACTCCCTCTCGCACAGGAACGAGAGAAGAACATACAGTGGCAGAGGATAGCATAGAACCGTTCGGCCAAGTATGCGCCACATACAGCGCAGATGCTCCGAATGGCCACAGTGGTTGTCGTCTTTCTCACACGGAGTCGCAACACCGAGAGTCCTCTCCTGCATTTACCTCTCCTATTAAAAATGAAAGGGTCCGAACCCCGTTAAAAGAGCACCACTCGTGCACAAAAGAGCAAAGCGGGTCATAGAATCTGCTTTTATAGAAGGccgaagagaaaaagacaagTGAGACGGAATTTGAGAGACTAGACTCACACgaaggacaaggaaggaagggacTGCTTCAATGTCAAATGATTCGGAGATGTCGGCCAATTGTTCAGCTTCAATCTATATGAATTTTCAATTTTGTTTTCGGAGTTTGGTATTTGGCATTCGAAGGCGAGATGGATTATGGCAGCGGAATGAACAAATGTCAGCATTCATTTGGATTATTCATCATTCGATACCACTTCTTCGAGTAGCAATACACCTCTTTTCAAAACGATCATCGCTTGAAAAGCTCTAATTATTCTTGACAATAGACGATTACTTACGTTTAAGAAGAGAACTGAAGGAAATTGGGCCGCCTCTTGCTCTACAGCGTTGTTGAAAGCGACACATGGCTCTGCCCAAGGTGCCCAGAAATTGAGGCACGAAACCCTGTTGAGGTCTGCAGAGAGGAGTTCCCTGAAGTGTTCGGGGGAATTGACTTGGACGAGGTTGCTTGCGGACATTGTGGTGGGACGTAGAAAGTTAGGAGTAGACAACACTTGTACTTAAAATGAGTAGACAACGCTTGTACTTCGTTATCAGATAATAGTGGGACTGGAGTGATTTGCCCGTCATCATTCACCATTATTCTAAAGTTACGTAACACGACGCCATCCGCCACACTCGAATTTTCCGTCTCGCCCAACATGAGCTGGTTGACGGCTTTGCTATTGCTTTCATCGCACGTATACACCCATATCCTATAGACATCTCCACAGAAAACATCATGTCCAGCGCAGAAGAGGTATGTGCTGTACATCCACATCATATGCCACACAGTTGCTGACCATCCCACCAGTCTGATCAGGCCATCGAAGTAAGCCATACCATTCAatattcctcttccttgaaGCTGGCTAAAAGCGGCTGCAGCTAACATTGCCGAACTCAGATATGGAGGTACCGCAAGCTTCTGAATATGCTTGCCAACTCCCGAGGTGCCGGCACCTCTTGTAtcaccctcatccttcctcctcgatCTCAAATTTCTCAGGCGTCTAATATGTTGACTACCGAATACGGTACCGCTTCCAACATCAAGTCTCGTGTCAATCGGTAAGCTCTTGttgttctctttttcttcctctttagGAACATATATGCTTGTGTTTTAGGGTCTCTATTGGGGGGTTTGATGCTTGGTGGAACAATGGAAGGGTTTTTTTGGACGGTTTTCAATGCGCTTTCGGAAGAACGGAGATGATGGGTCAGGGCAGGATGACATCACGATTTGTCAAGCTGCCTTGGGATACAGCGAACGAACTTTTTAATCGGCTTTCGGGGCTAAGAGATACGCCAGAACATAATGAATTAGCTGACACTTTTACTTCCTAGACTTTCCGTCCTTTCCGCCATTACTTCCACCCAACAAAAACTCAAGCTCTACAACCGAGTCCCGGACAACGGTCTTTGTGTCTTTGTCGGTACGGTTTTGAACGAtgaaggcaaagagaagaagatttcCTTTGCACTTGAACCTTTCAAGCCTATCAACACTTCTTTGTACATGTGTGATAGCAGATTCCACGTTGAGGCGCTTGAGGAGCTTTTAGAAAATGACTCCAAATGGGGTTTCATTATCATGTAAGTAACCCCTTTTTACAGTACTCTAGCAAAACTAATTTTAtttttgtcttttcttGATAGTGACGGTAACGGATCCCTCTTCGGTACTCTCTCCGGTAACACCCGTGAAGTCATCCACAAATTCACTGTCGACCTTCCCAAGAAACACGGCCGAGGTGGTCAATCCGCTCTTCGTTTCTCACGTCTccgagaagaagctcgtcGAAACTACGTCCGAAAAGTTGCGGAACTTGCTGTTCAGCACTTTATCACCGCCGACAAGGTCAACGTTGCCGGTCTCGTCCTTGCTGGTAGCGCCGAGCTCAAGACTGATTTGAGTGGAAGTGATCTCTTTGACCCCCGATTGCTGGCCAAGGTTGTCAAGGTTGTCGATGTGTCTTATGGTGGTGAAAACGGTTTCAACCAGGCTATTGAGCTTGCCGCCGACTCCCTTGCCAATGTCAAGTTTGtacaggagaagaagcttaTCCAAAAGTACTTCGATGAGATTGCCCTGGACACTGGCAAGTACTGCTTTGGTATCAACGATACACTCAAGGCGCTTGAGATGGGTGCTGTGGAGACTTTGATCGTCTGGGAAAACTTGGATATGACCCGAAACACTTTGCGTAATGCCGCCGGTGGTAAGTTTGTCATCATCTCACATCTTATCCCATCACGATTATGTCCCATTAACCTTGGAATTGGGATTTTATAGAGGAaatcatcgtcttctctACCCCCGCCGACAAGGATCGAGAGAAGTTCATGGACAAGTCTACCGGTCTCGAGATGGAACAAGCCGCCGAACCCCAACCCTTGCTCGAATGGTTTGCCGAAAAGTATCGCGAATTCGGTGCTACCCTCGAATTCGTCACCAACAAGTCGCAGGAAGGCTCACAGTTTGTGAAAGGATTTGGTGGTATCGGCGGGTTGTTGAGATACAAGGTTGATTTCAATGATTTGGGtgatttggaagatgacgatgatgagttTTACGGGTCTGACGAAGACAGTGGTGCGTTAATTTTGCCTTTTTAATGGACATAAGCCCGGTTTTGCTTGTGCTGATTGTGGCTTCTGAATAGACATTTGACGACGTCCATCGGGCGAGATCGCCCCCGCTCAGCGCCAAGTGCCGGAGGGAGCACAATCAGCACTTCTTCTGCGGTGCGGTGCGACGGCCTGAGCAGGTGGTATGTCGGTGAATGTAAGCGGAtctgagaaggagaaggaaggaagggatggggagCTTAAAATCAATTGAGAAAAAACCAAAACATTCGAAATTTCAACTTGTAGTGTAATAGATTAGACTCCTGTTTTCATGTGTGCGAGGTATTAGGCAACCTCaagcgaagaggagagttttccaaaaaaaaggctGGGTTCAACTAGAAGATGCTTTTGGGCCGCGTGATATCCTCGGTCTATAGATGAGTGTCTTTTGAGAATTCGACTAAAAGGCGATATGTATGAATCTGTGTGGGACATCTGTTGACTGCTGGTTGTCGAGGCcgaagaagctcaagatgTGACGTGGGAACTAATTCGCGCATTTgtttccctcctccctaTATATTGATACGTATACATTCATCACCACCTGCCACTCTATACCATACACCATGTTCGCAGCAGCCTCAAGCCTCTTCTCAAAAACATCGTATCTCTCTGCATATACTCTCAACTCGCCATTCTCCTCCCCGTCCACCTCGTCCACAAACCTCCCCTCAACTTCCACACAGACaccgtcctcttcttcctcttccggcTATCAAAAACCGTTCAACGTCGGTCTCTGGAGAGTCACACCCGCAACACACAAAACAACAGGCAAAGAAGTCTCTGTATGGATATTCGAGAAGCGAGCGCTGGAAGGTGTCAAGGCCGGAGTTGGGTTTGGCgggatgggagggaaggaatgggTTTTAGAGCAGCTCAAAAAGGAagcttcttcactctcaCGGCTCCGGCATCCCGATATCCTGCACATGGTCGAACCACTTGAAGAATCGCGTTCTGAACTAGTCTTCATCACCGAACGGGTCACATCATCCCTCTCGTcccttgctgctgccgctcGTTCATCTACAAACTATCGGCCAGGTCGCCCGCCCGCTGCCGATGAGACAAATACGAGTGGGAGAGGGGAAGGCGAGTTGGATTTGGATGAGGTAGAGATTCAAAAGGGAACTTTACAGCTGGCTAGGGGTCTGGGCTTCTTGCATAACCAGGCGAAGATGGTACATTTGAATTTGGGACTGGAAGCGGTAGTCATCAACTCCAAAGTGCGTCACTATCTCTATTTGATCGATTGGGACAAAGTGATACTGACCAAAGAATGTAACATTATAGGGAGATTGGAAGTTGACTGGCCTTTCACATACGACTCCTCTGACGCAGCCTGATGGCTCTGCAACCAAATATGTTTACCCCGAGGTCGATGCCAGATTACCACCCCAAGTCCAATGGAAGCTCGATTACCTCGGTACGTCTTATCAAGAGGTTTCTGGGTGACGAACAATCTTAACACCGTCTTACTCAGCTCCTGAATACGCTCTCGACTCAACGTTGTCTGCATCAAACGACCTCTACTCCCTCGGCTGCATCCTGTATGCTGTCCACATGGGAGGTAAACCTCCGTTCACCAACCGCGGATCCATGCAGACTCTGAGGGACAACGCAGAAGGAAAACTTTTAAGACGGGAATGGGCAGCTGGA includes these proteins:
- a CDS encoding hypothetical protein (Match to EST gb|CF189248.1|CF189248; HMMPfam hit to eRF1_1, eRF1 domain 1, score: 194.8, E(): 1.7e-55; HMMPfam hit to eRF1_2, eRF1 domain 2, score: 226.4, E(): 5.3e-65; HMMPfam hit to eRF1_3, eRF1 domain 3, score: 216.6, E(): 4.6e-62); the encoded protein is MSSAEESDQAIEIWRYRKLLNMLANSRGAGTSCITLILPPRSQISQASNMLTTEYGTASNIKSRVNRLSVLSAITSTQQKLKLYNRVPDNGLCVFVGTVLNDEGKEKKISFALEPFKPINTSLYMCDSRFHVEALEELLENDSKWGFIIIDGNGSLFGTLSGNTREVIHKFTVDLPKKHGRGGQSALRFSRLREEARRNYVRKVAELAVQHFITADKVNVAGLVLAGSAELKTDLSGSDLFDPRLLAKVVKVVDVSYGGENGFNQAIELAADSLANVKFVQEKKLIQKYFDEIALDTGKYCFGINDTLKALEMGAVETLIVWENLDMTRNTLRNAAGEEIIVFSTPADKDREKFMDKSTGLEMEQAAEPQPLLEWFAEKYREFGATLEFVTNKSQEGSQFVKGFGGIGGLLRYKVDFNDLGDLEDDDDEFYGSDEDSDI
- a CDS encoding hypothetical protein (Match to ESTs gb|CF191433.1|CF191433, gb|CF189054.1|CF189054, gb|CF188663.1|CF188663) → MNSTPTPTPQPDTDNPHSNDANHADDRRPLAAHIPDYAGKSPFPAPPSRFTPRTPLQFLSNSPTNTDASAISCPSYILPTLPSSAASLPSLDPPSSNDRLAMINRIKSLGSYTNSPATVKIPLPTPSPSVSLSLSSRGPATPSSSIIRNKPHMPSPLNKLDYLYDIPPSPPISADADPGQLLVMPRMPNPDVESPIASPFVNLNLQTSTSSNRKPGVGVVIFDSPPRRRISGNSHGPRRGSALANEWGHTLLARHSGADASLLRSLLTQHASPSAPLSTSSAQPQAPAAAQRPRTEAEIVARCHELMNKHKVVLFMKGNPTAPKCGFSRQTVGLLREQGVEFAWFDIFSDEDVRQGLKKVNDWPTFPQIIVNGELVGGLDILREMIENGEWQELMDSIEEGKAE